TTTTCGAAGTCAAACATTATAGAGATGAGTGGTACTTTGAAAATGGCACTTTAAAAAATAATTACGGTATAGTTACGAAATCTCCAATAACTCAAGTACAATATATGAAAAATGAGCTTCACAAATTATTACACGACTATGGCATCTTTTTAGAAATCGAATCCTTTATAGTTTTTACAAATCCCCAATTCATACCTGCTGGTAATTGGCCTCATGATCAAAACATCCTATTCTTAAATCAGCTTAATAAAATAGTGGCAATATTATCATCTGAACTCCCTAATAATAACCACCAAATTTTAAACTTACTTTTAGAACATGAATCAAAGCATTCCACATATTATCAAAAAGACTTTTTAACTTACTATAATTTGAATTTAGCCGGATTAAAATGTCCTTGCTGTAGAAAAATGCATACAATAAAAGTATTAGAACAAAAAGTACATTATAATTGCACATACTGTCATACAAGCATGACATGCGAAAAAATTGTATTATTCAATTTGAAAGAACTATATATTTTGAAAAGAGATAGTTTCACTTTAGAAGAAGCAATAACATGGTGTAGCCCAATCAGTAAATACAGAATCGCTCGTGTTTGCAACAAGCACTTTACATCTGGGACACGTAGAAATAGAAAGTTTTATTTAAAATAACAGATACGACTTTTTCATAAGTATTTCGAGTCACTCCTGCTAATAACTGTAGCCTTATTTGCATTTGTTCCACTTTTTGCTAATAACCGCTGCCTTATTTGCACTTCTTCCTATTTTTGCTTCTAACGATAGCCTTATTTGCACTTCTTCCTATTTTTGCTTCTAACGATAGCCTTATTTGCACTTCTTCCAACTTTTGCTTCTAACACTAGCCTTATTTGCACTTCTTCCACATTTTGCTTCTAACGATAGCCTTATTTGCATTTGCTCCAACTTTTGCTTCTAACACTAGCCTTGTTTGCATTTGCTCTACTTTTTGCTTCTAACTGTAGCCTTATTTGCATTTGCTCCTACTTTTGCTTCTAACACTAGCCTTATTTGCACTTCTTCCACTTTCTGCTTCTAACGTTAGCCTTATTTGCATTTGCTCTACTTTTTGCTTCTAACTGTAGCCTTATTTGCATTTGCTCTACCTTTTGCTTCTAACGCTAGCCTTATTTGCACTTTTTCCTACTTTTGCTAATAACCGAATCCTTATTTGCACTTCTTTCCTACATTACATCAACATTTGTGGATTGATATCAATCTCCAATGATAATTTGTCCTTCAAATATTGCTCATGGTAATAATCGTCTAGATATCTCAATGCTGTTAATAAGTCTGGTTCGTTTTTGAACTTTATAAGAATTTGGAATCTATGTTGATTGTTTATTCTTGATAACGGGCTTGGTGACGGTCCTAATACAAAGGATTGTGTTGTGACGTGTTGTACAAGTATTCCGTGAATATGCTTGGATGCTTGTAATACTTTTCTTTTATCGAAATGACTAATTGTTAAATTTACAAGATAGTAATATGGTGGATATTTACCGACTTGTCTAAATTTCATCTCTTTTTGATAAAATGATAAGAAGTCATTTTTCGTAACGTCTAGAATTGCGTAATGATCAGGGTTATACGTTTGAATCATTACTTCTCCTTGTTTTTCGTGTCTGCCTGCTCTACCTGCTACTTGTGTTAACAATTGGAATGTCTTCTCACTTGATCTAAAGTCTGGCAAGTTTAGCATCGTATCTGCATTAAGCACGCCTACTAAAGTGATGTTTTCAAAGTCTAAACCTTTCGCAATCATTTGTGTACCTAATAAAATATTGGCTTCTTGATTACCAAAAGCTGTTAGCAGTCTTTCATGTGCACCCTTTTTAGAAGTTGTATCGACATCCATTCTAATCACTTTAGCACGGTCAAAAGTTTCATAAATAATTTCTTCGACTTTTTGAGTACCTACACCCATTTGTCGAATATGTTCACTTTCACAACTCGGACATTTTTGTGGCATTGCTTCACTATATCCACAATAATGGCATTTCA
This portion of the Mammaliicoccus vitulinus genome encodes:
- a CDS encoding nuclease-related domain-containing protein; this encodes MKSNEYIDYITALEGRRILSKDERTDLMTHYNGKEGEAYFKAFLNTLENISYIHSFEFGTTNHVQIDFLVATPHKLFIFEVKHYRDEWYFENGTLKNNYGIVTKSPITQVQYMKNELHKLLHDYGIFLEIESFIVFTNPQFIPAGNWPHDQNILFLNQLNKIVAILSSELPNNNHQILNLLLEHESKHSTYYQKDFLTYYNLNLAGLKCPCCRKMHTIKVLEQKVHYNCTYCHTSMTCEKIVLFNLKELYILKRDSFTLEEAITWCSPISKYRIARVCNKHFTSGTRRNRKFYLK